Within Dermacentor albipictus isolate Rhodes 1998 colony chromosome 3, USDA_Dalb.pri_finalv2, whole genome shotgun sequence, the genomic segment CTACAGATCGAAAGCGTAGGTACGCCCCAAGGTTCAGTAATATCACCGATGCTGTTTAACCGGGCTCTTATCAGATTACCAGCAAAGCTACGGGAAATCGATGGCCACAATCATACCATCTACGTTGACGATATCACCCTCTGGATGAGCGATAGCAACGATGGACAGGTTGAAAATACATTACAATGTGCAATAGAAGCAGTTGAACAATACCTAGCAGGGACTGGACTGACGTGTTCGgcagagaaatctgagctcctcatTTATGTACCATCACAACATGGCCGAAAACCACGCAACTACGAGGAACGAAAAAATCCTCAAATTCACCGAACTATAGGAGATGGTAATACCCAAGGTTGACAACATCAGAGTATTGGGCCTCATCATTGAAAGTAACGGCTACAATGGAGAGACCATACGCAAAATAGACAATATAACATCTCAAATCATGCGGCTACATAAACGAATAGCCAACAAACATTAAACTAGTCCAAGCATTCGTAATAAGCAGAATAGTATACGTGGCATTGTACCTACGATGGCACTCGTCAGAAAAATGCGAATTAGACTGCTTAATCAGAAAAATCTACAAGCAAGCAATTGGACTCTCCATTACAACCAGCAACGATAGACTACTGCAGCTAGGTCTCCACAATACACTGGATGAGCTAATCGAGGCACAGCGAATAGCACCATACGAACGCCTGTCTAAAACTAAAACAGGTAGGCAAATATTGGATCGCTTAGGTATAAGGTATCATacccaacatggcgtcaaagtagatgTGCCCAGACACATCAGAGACGTGATAACCATCCCTCCAATACCCAAGAATCTGCGTACTACCCGCCATCGGGGTAGACGGGAAAGCAGAGCACGCAATACACAGAAGAAATTCGGTAACAGCCAGGACACCACATTTGTAGGCGCAGCTAGATACAGACACAAGCGCGTCTACACAGCAGTGGCGATAAATTATGAGGAAAAATGCACGACGAGCGCTACAGTCAACACGCTACACGCAGAAACCGCAGAGGAAATAGCTATTTTgctagccatagcacaaacacaaGCGGGCATAATAATCAGTGATTCCCAGACTGCCATACGAAACTTTGCCAATggtcgaatctccccagaggcactACGACTCCTAAATGAGCTAATAACCGCGACAAAAGTGTCGATCTCATATGGACACTcgctcacacactaccagacgatagcaatgaggcggcgcaccacatggctcgagagcttacggaccgagcctcggttagccccgcctcaccgactaccgatgagttggagtgggaagatcgaatgaccagatttcaTGAAATTACCTaacaccatagattgcagaggcgtacattcctgccgccgcacccaaaattaagcaaaaatcagtctgtcgaatggcggcagttacagagcagatcctatccgagtccagctattGTACACCAAATACACCCAGATCAtggacaagtgcagacattgcgactctagaaccaccctggagcatatcctatgggaatgtacgcCTGTAGTACAGGATAACGGCGCTGCAGCCTCTAtcagcgacagcctccgcgcgcgctaggagtctgcgttgctcagctcggacctgcagcacaAGACATATgatgcttttgcattaaaaaaaaaagaagaatgtcaGTGGCAGTCAACATAATGTGACCAAGCACCTGCTCGCAAATGTGCAAATGAACTCATAAACTGAGGCCGAGATTAAGGACGTCAAGCCTGTGTCTGCACAACCCGAAACTTGCGCCCATCACCACCACTTGGCAAGCTTGCATTATTAATGCGAAGGCATTATATGTCCCACGAGGCAGAAAAGCTGGTGTTGTCCGCCACAAGTGGTACCCAGAATCAATGTGACATCATTGGCATCCTGTATGACATCACTAGTAATACAGAAGATAGTAAATGGTATAACTATGTTAATTATTAGTAATTGTGGGTAATTTGCAACAAAGTGaagttagaacaagttagagtaaggtgacttaatgtgaattaaagtggattaaggcgAATTAAGGTTGGTAAAAATTAGAGCAAGaaggattaaagtggattaagtaCAAGTTGGAGCAAGGTGGCTATGGCATcacccgctgtggtggcttagtagctatggcgttgggctgctaagcacaaggttacGGGATttaatcctggccacggcggccgcatttcgatgggggagaaatgcgaaaagacccgtgtacttagatttaggtgcaccttaaagaaccccaggtggtgcaaatttccggagtcgccccactatggcgtgtctcataattagatcgtggttttgtcatttaaaaccccataatgttttttaATTTGCCATCACATATCATGAACATAACCAATTAGAATTCGTTTTGCTTTTACATTACAATGATGTAAGGACACTTAAGTGACTGTCGATTCGCTTTGAACATCAGCTTTTCAGGTTACGACAACTGCAGCAACAAAAGGACTTTTTTGCTTTTATAAGATACCCGGTGAAGCAGCACCACAATCTGATCGTACAAAAAAAGTTGGGCGAGGTATTACTTGAAAAGGGGCGAGGGGGGCGGGGGCCAGGCATTTATTTTCGAGATTCTCGAAGCGCGACCAACCTTTTTTGCGCCTATGAATTGCAGCAAATATGCTGATTCACAGTACACCAGCCAGCCGCTCGTTTTATACGCGCGGCGGTTATCAGATCAGCCATTCCCGATTCGTCTCTATAACCAGCTCTACTGGTGGGGTAGTCATTGCGTCAATGTCAATCTGCAAGATGTTCAAGATCAGCCACGTCACAACATCGACAGGGTCCGAACTTTCCGCCCTCCGTAGCGCAGTACGTGCTGTATGTGCTGCAAGTCACCTCGGCTTTATTCTGTGACTGAAAGACAGCCTTGCAATCACTCTTATCAGCTCTGCAGTGCGCTGCGGCCCACATGAACAATTGGTAGCAGAGATACGATTACGCTACCATCAAGCAGTGGACAGAGGCCGCGACATTGTATTTCAGGAGCTACTGGTGCACTGCAACATTACTGGCAATGAAAGTACCGCCAAAACTGCTCGTAAGGCCCATGGTGAATGTGAAAGCACCTCGGTACCATTGTCGAGAACCTATGCAGCGTGGCACTTCGGCGGACTTGCCCGTATTACTTTAAGGAAATGGAACGCACCGGAGTTCACGAACCGGCACCTATATGCCATGGACCCGcatatgaaaaaacaacttttacCTGGTTATAACCGACGAGAAGAAACGTTGCTGTGCCACCTGCGAGTAGGAGTTCCACAAGCgcctactcattcctaattggaatgACGGACTGTCGCAACTGCAGCACATGTGGTGTCGAAGAAACAATCAAACATCTGTGTGACTGCCCCACATACGAAGATGACAGGAGTGCCCTTCGGATAGCTTTGGGGCCCTTGCACGACAAGCCATTCACAGAGGAGATCTTGGGCACTTGGTCTCGTGAGTCCgttatgtgcaaggccacaaaggcacTGGTGCGGTTCTTGAAATGCACCGGGCTGTATGACCGCCTGCGAGACTCTGCAATCTAAGTACGCTTCTGGTGTAACAGTGCAAACTGTgagcttctttcttccttctctttcaatcccctttctcCCTTCTCCAGTGCAGGATAGCCTACTGGGCttagcctggttaacctccctgcctttcgcttATGGCTTGTCTCCCGATTCGTGCTCGGCGGTGAAAGGTGATGATGCGGTACTGTCTGCACAGTGAGCAACGCGGTACTTTGCAGTCACGGCGTACATGACCAGCGCCACGGAAGCGCAAGCACTGCATCGGGTGCCCCGTGCAACCACGAGAGCCAGTTCACCGCCGCCTAACCTTACTTGAAAAGGCAGGTCATCCACCTTCATGCCAGGCTTGAGCTTATAAGGAGCACTGAACGTGTTGTGGACCCTTCACTCACTCCTTGCACTCGCCAACGTTCGCGGGTAATCTCGGTGACCTTGCCGAAAGCCGCTAATGCGGTCCGGACATCTTCGTCGTCCACACCATGCAGAAGCCAGTGTAGCTATAAACCAAACCTGATGATCTTGTGGGTATATGATGAGACACCGTCGCCTTTTGACTTGTAACTCTTTCAAGTTCACCATCCGCTTTGCTTCCACGCTGTTCAAAGTCACTGCCCACACGTGGTTGATCTGATCAGATCCTAATTAAGGCTACGACAATTGTGTCCCGGAAATCTTCGACCCTAAAGAGTCCCACACGTACGTACGTCCCCGTGCAGAAACACGGCGTTGTTAACACGTCCTGTATATAGAAGCTGTAGTAGAATAACCGCCGCTCGAAGAGAGCTCATGATTCCAGCGTCAGACGCGCGCGACAGCCGGCGAATTATTACGCCCCAAATGCATGCCTTATGAatgcccttatgaatttctcgtAGGAgggcgagcgcgttgagacgcttggcgagTTTCGATTTGGCCTTGCTGAAgcgcagtcagaacgcaggcgCAAGCTTTCGCGGGCAAGGTCAAAGCCAAGGTGCGTACAGAAAACGCAAGCAACCAGAGAACTGCGTCTGCTACAACAGGGAGAAGCTTCTTAAGAGCATGCGTTGGAACGGAAGCGAGCGCGTTACCGGGCAAATTATGAGAGAAAGAAAGCACCGCAACAACAATTATTTCATTTACCAAACACAAGATTAGGAGTAAGAACGCGTTTACTGGGGAGACCGTCATAGTGGGCATGATATTCTTTGGAGTTGTTTATCTCTTAAAATACGACAGTCTATAGGCTTCAAGGGTAGATCATATAAGCTTCATAAGTAATAATTACAAAGAATGCTACCCATTACATGATAATTTCCCAGTGGGGAGTTTCTTCCGCAATTttatttctctctgtctctctctaatGCTGAGCAAACACAGAATCGCTTCTTTGCAGAAATTCACTAAACTATGCCGTATTCGCCCTCGACACAGATCTCGCTAGAAGCAGCCATATGAAGGTTAACACTCTTGACAAAACCATATTGAGCTGCGCGGTGAATGGCATTTCTCGCACATCCCAGTACCGCTGCAGCCCACCATTGCAGCCGAGCCCAACCAGGCGCCAGATGGGGCCCGAGCCCATTGAAGAAGCGTCGTGTTCTTCATCGGAAGCCCCGTCGATCGTCGACTGCCGCTCGATGCTATAGACGCAGCCGGAGTTTCTGGTTCGCTGCAGTACCTTAATTCCGCAAGATGTAACTTACCCCAAGACGGCAGCGTCCTAGCGAAAAGTGTCTACACTCTAAAACGAAGCTAGGAAGTTGCATTGACGCCAGCAACTTGTCAGTGGGGATGCCCGCTTTCGTAGCAATGAGACTCCGAtgtaacgaagttgaagggggagccAAAACTTCTTTCTTTATATTCGTCATTTCTTTATAACGGATGTCCTCCAGGGCCTGCCGGTCCATGGAGCGAACCGGGCGAGGGGGCGATCAGTGTACCATTGAGTAACGCGAAGCCGATGGAAAACACCGCCGAATTACCGAAATGTTTTCCTCAGTGCAGTTTCCAACACAGTTGCCACTGTACGGAGCGGGCGAGGACGCGCGACACCACATGTGGCTCGGCGTGTTCGAACCTGTGGTGGTCGTTTGGCGGAAGAAACGAAGCTGTGACCACAGAGTTTAGTGGGAAGACATCTTCGAAGCCCACATTGAAGTCCTCATAAGTTTTTAGTTCTGAATGTGTCGGTACATGCAATGACAGAAAATGCAAAGTGGCATTTATGCTGTTTGTAAAAGTGCGCTGATAAGAATGTTCTAGTATTTATTAGTCTTCCATAAGTCTGCTGTCTGTGAGGTCACGGAATGAGGCAGCACTGCTTTAATTTTTATAACTGTGGTCAATTCTATGCTATTAGTATGAAATGAAAGTGGTACTCTCAGGATTTCATATTACTTTTTTCATGCATGGAAAGTTGTACTACTGTGCACATTTCAACACTGAAGCAGTACGATCGAGGACACGTGACGTTAGGTGTACTATAGACATGACGTAGTGTACTGTGGGCAGCGCATACGCTCACAGCAAGGCTAAGCTCTACGTGTAATGATTGTGTGGCAGTGCATAAAAGCAAAACTTAACAGCTTCACAACATTGTCGGTGACGCCAAAAAATAATGTTCATTCTGATGACAAGGCACAAATGGTAAAGCTCATAAAGCACGATGCGAAATCTTGTGATGATGGGGCACTCTGTGCTTTATACTGATCAAAAGGCACCACGTGAAGTGGCAGCTTTGTGTCGTTTAGGCATGCGCAACTGAACTTAGGCGCTCATTTTTACTCGTACTAACATTCTTACTACTGGGACCAAAACTGCAATTCTTTAACGCCCTGGGTTTGGATGAAAGCACGTATGGTGGAGCTAGCACCATACAAGATTCCTTAAGGCTTATAATCACGCTTTGCGAAAGTTTCATCACAGAAACTGACCATCATGTAGACTTAACAATCAACGATAGCCTTCACATTTCACAGCCATTCTTAAAGCTGATGTGGGGCATATAAGCGGCCAAAGAGCCTATTTTTGCATGTTGATTATGTGGACATCGAAGATTTAAgccgccacattttttttttctctcacactTAGAGAGGTGCACACAGTAGGGACATTCAGCGTGTCCGCTAGTCCGACAAACGggagtggtttgggcggattgccggatgtgcgggggcgtaaacgtgagcggccggagcgatgcagccgcctggtgttgtagaggtcaaccagacaaacacagagctagaattgcagtaacctactttattctgcttcgccgctagtgcaaattttcggcagcggcgtaatggTGTTCGCAATAACGCCGCTGTCGGGAGtttacaccccagctaagaagaatatagtaattggctctgtctTTAGGTGGttcagctttgcaccaccagctggcgccacctatctggccgctcacgtttacgccccgctCATCTGGCAAATCGGcggcgcttgccggaataccggatgGGCTGAAATTCCCTAGTTTCGCAAGTTTTTTCAGCGTTTGCACGTAACACGTGAATGGAAGTCGGTGATGACAGTAGAGCTTCCGTTGTGGCAGTAACAGATACAGGTTGCTTTGAACAGCGGCAGTCATCACTGCCTCACTCAAAACACTGTTCTTTTGAAAACCGCATAATGTCACTCAGGGCTTGTCGAGCCAGTTCTGCGGGTGCACGGTGAAAGGAGAGCAGCAATTACTGTCCGTCAGTATCGCCGCGACCAAAGCAAGTCACTCTCTGCTCAATGTGATGGGCAGCTGCCACGCCTCCAGAAGAAAGACACATGAGTGGAACCTATAAAAGATGACCAGCGGCAGGGCCACCCTAGAAATGATGCCCCACGACACGGCCCCGTACATGGCCAGCTGCTGCTGACTGGATATGTGGTTCTGGTTCGTGAACGTCTCCAAGAGCCAGAGCACCAGGTTGCTGAACATGAGAAACGTGACGACTTGCAAGCCGGACTTGTTGTTCTTCTTAGGCAGGCAACGCATGGCGAGTCGCTGGACGAACAGCGACTGTAGGCTCGCAAACAGCACCATGAAGGCTCCGTCCACGAGGAGGAGCACGTGCTCGGACCCTTCGAAGATTCTCGAGGCACCGGCGACGACACCGAAAACGCCGTACGTGTAAAGGGCAAGGAGGCCGATGCCCTGCAGGATTGAGTTGAGCTGCGTCGTCCTGCCGCGCTTGTGGTAAGCGCCGCCGACAGTGCAGAGTCCGATGGCCGTTGCCATAGCCGAAAGACCCTGGACGGCGCAGTGGAGAGTGGTGACTGCGGAAAGCGTCTCGATTTCCATGTTCTCGTTGCTGAGCACGAAAAAAAGGATGAGAACAATGACGCCGGCCACAAGAACAAGCAGGCCCAGGAAGAGGCCCTTGCTGGAACCCTGGCAGTCCACGACACGGTCGGTAGAGGAGGTGACGGCAGCTTCAATGCGGTCGGTAGTGGGTGAGTACCGGCGGCCATAGTAGTTCTTGCCCCTGGTGCAGTAGGAATAGTTGTCCCAGATGTTGTAGACGACCACGGCAGCCACGACGCTGTACTGGACGATGAAGGGCGTCAAGAAGGGCGATGCTTTCTGCCAGATGGCGCCCACCGTCGTGTTGTGCAGGCAGCGTTGCAGCGTAAGCATACGTTCCATGGGCAGGTTGTCCATGGACCGCCACAGGCAGTCCGACGTGACTGCATGGTGAGAGAGACACATCAAAACCTTGCTGAGCGTGGTCCAGTCCAACAAGACAGCTCGTGGAATTAGGCAAATGACTTATTTTGCAGAAAAATACTGCTGCGTTGAGCTGCGTATGGTCGTTGGCCTTCTACTAATTGCCATTTTAAGGCGACTAGCCAgaattttagagtgcagctcttaagcccagaccacacgtacgcttgcgcaCGCGCGCATGCTCGCGTCAGCGCCCACGCACGCGTAGACGGCGCGGCGCGGCTCGTACGTGTCGAAATGCGGCGCGATCTCGGTGAACAGTTCGTCGCTGTTACCGCCatgttatcgcgcgcttgggctGCCTTGCAttggcgcgcctggctacgcagctacggcatGGTACATTCAACTCTCAGTGTAATTTATATCATGAAAGAAAGTGCTTCTTTCATTTCGGTGCTGATCTTATAGCTCTAAAGATATAGCTATAACGTTTATAGATTTCGCAACATTTTGAAACACTGtaacaaagtacgaagtggcGTGCGCCAAGCAGTCTATGACTGAGCCCAGTGACATAGGCTGCAAGTTATCTAGGAGGCTATGCCAGTGAATgggcgctgtcgcgcgtctttgtgaatgcaaaccgccattcctcgcTGGGCGCGGCAGGCGCAAGGCCCGTAGACGTGAACTTGCGCGCGTTCGCAGgtgtacgtgtggtctgggctttagGCGCCCGTTCGTGCGGAGAGCGTCGGCGTtttccctcgtaaccgagcgaacgaacacagcgaaggatgaaagcgaacgcggagagcaGTGGCAGAAGAAAGACGGCTATAGCGAAGAGAGCAGGAAGGAAGCAGGAATAAACAAAAAGACagggaggaaagtggaggaagagggtatgacgaaagcgcgagaagaaaagtgtagcgccgcgcaagacggctttgcggcgacaatggctacgagatggcgccagagtaatgCGCGTCTTCTGCattgaaacaaagcgctgcatgagcggagatctgtctgcggcggctgctgtgaattgcccCCACGTGACACCAAAGCGCCACCTCTCGCGATCTTCCGATTAGCGCGGCAGTCGCGCCATACATCaatccgtttgcaacgtgccgcacgagacagactgtccgcgccagccactatatcgcggaatgaaaacacgtatacagctgcgcttaGATTTCGTGTTAGAGGGTATCGTAATCTTTGGCGAATTTTTCATTGTTGAACAATTTTTAGTCGCTACCCGTTTCAATTTCTATACGCACAAAACGTAAATAGAGGGCACGAAATGTATAACTGCAGAGGAAGGTCTGAAGGGTTGTAGAATCGAGACCGCTATGTAAATGAATTTCACCATATATATTATAAAAGCTAAATGGTGCGGCGAATATTAAATATAAAAACAAGTGGTTATTCAGCAAAAATGAAAGAACTAATCTCTAAGAAGAGGGAAGAGCGCAGTCCTTTTATAGCTGTTATTCTCCAAGTTTCGGGTCTATATGTTAACACAGGGATATTATTACACTGACTGTTGTATACTTTTCAAGGATATACATAAGGTGCCGTATATGTATTGCCATGTTGCGAACGTCGTAGTAGGATAGCTGTGAGATATAAATTTAACCctttattgagcgaacctgtgcccagcaaaacaagtaacactcgaGCGCAACAATAACAGTGAGctaagtcggcgatcgtcgaaaatctaatTCTGCAGATCAGGGGCGTcggctatatatatacatagctcAACCAGCTCAACTAACCTTCCAGCGTAATTTCTGGTGGTCGTGTAAGTTCTAGAATGTACACCAGTATTCCCGTCGCGTACAGAATTCGATTACACGAGGCTCGGCGACAACGTAGACGActgatagaaccatcgataacattcgagaaacttccgatacaagAAGGCGCATATTGCGCTGAGCAATAACCATTAACAGTTGTTAGCTCGTGAAATTCGGCCACTGGATACAGATGAAGAAGTATGCGTGTCAGTATCACGAGTTCATTGTGCCTGCCATATGCGCTCAAGCCCCTATTTTTATTCGCTCGACAGTTTCCTTTTCACCCGCGTTCCTGCGACTGCTTggcgctgttagatacgggaccttttcctgcgcctccttcgagttcacagaccacatcaaatcgcgtcacacctaattaaggaacgcagaagcacatctaccacgttcccgaggcgcagcacgtccaaacaagttggcgtcctccacctcgtgcgccgcatgtgGAACTATTCattgcttgactcttcccgaaagtgtagcgggagcctgccacggttccaggtaacgtgggtcccgagcaaagctgatTTGCGgttctgaaaggtcgctcgagaaCAAACCGCCTACCCCCGCTGtgcgcttgcaagccgcgaggcaaaACGGCTGTAATgaaccgtgaagccctggcagcaacccccccatccgcctttgtgacggcagttgcagacgaGAAAGGCAATACCGGAGACAAGTAATCCCTCAAGTGGAGACAATGGTGGAGACAGGTGGAGACGATGGAGCAaccctctgcgccgggtgtgacttgcactcgcacgggcgcctataccattggccgaaaatgacgccacctgagtgGGCTCGCCAAtaggccgaacgtgacgtgacttcgagacaccgaaggggttaaaagccagagaccgggagcagcaagggagcattccttcattcatctctttcgaacttcttgccacgggccgcagcgtccgagttgctgccggcccgtaatgacgttatgactgttaatttctttgtactctcactgtaaataatgtaaataaacctccagttttcatcacaaggtcctcctcaacctcggccaactcccgcactcaacggcaaggtccaaaatctgggggacagcaattgggattgtcctccagatccaacagcgCATGCAAGCGTACTCCATCACGCTTCAAGTGACTGACGAAAAAAAGAACGCCAACTGTTTGCtctgtactcgcggacaacttcctgcggcaatgaagggaaagctacgggggcggagcttctgcagatgtgttaccgcgccaagtagtccgccagctgtgacatagttactagcactAACAAGACTAACGAAAAAAAAGTGGGACAGGACAAAGCGCTAGCGCTCTGCCCTgtcccacgttttttttttcggtagtcttgttagcgctagtaacttcttttcttttctattttttattgTACTATACGTTCGGAGACGCGACTATGACCTCTGGAATTTAGTGCCAGTGCGCAAAAAAACGAAGGCGCTCCAATATCGGTGGACGTACAGAACACTTTGTGGCCGCCTTGGTCGTCTATGACGTGCGTGGTGAAGTTGAATCCCTTGGGCGGCCCGATGATCTGCCCATCCTGGACAACGTGGCCCTGCCGGAGCCACTCGCTGGCCGTCTCCCAGAGCAGCAACTTGAGCCAGACGGCGATATTGGTGACCACGAGGTGGACCAGCACCAGGTGGCGCAAGCAGCCCAGTGATCGGGCCACGGTCTGCGTACGCAAAACACACGAAACGTCAACTACTCAGGGACACATGACTATAGTAGCTCTCAGACAATCGTAAATCGCCTTGTTGCGACGAATGAGAACATAACGGAAAGCACGAAATGATCCTTTGCTGGCATGCATTAGTATTTCGGAACTCTCTCAGCGCTAGTTCGGAGGAAGAGGAGAGGGTGAGCTGCACATAGGGGATCAAATCACAAACGAAGGCCGAAATTTCGTTTTTCGATCGATGTGCTCGCACGAAAACGCGGGCGGCGATGGGATCACGTCGGTGCGTGCGTGATATTTCACTTTCTAAGCGATTTTTGTGGCAACCAAACCAAGCCCTCAGGTCGAATTGCCATATATTTTCGAATGCAATTTAGTTATTTGGAAACGTAATGAGCTATAGCATGTACCATTTACCGTCACAGATTTCGAAGATACAGGGAGCAGCTTCGGGAATCCGAAAGTGGTGGCGCCGCGCCTTTGTATTGACATGTCAAACGTGTCTCCAAAAAGAGATCGACTGTCTGGATAGGCATTTTATATGATttctgcaattttcttttttgtttttttttcttttctgtagtaCCGCATGCACCACACGTGGGCTATATATCTTTTTACGTTATTTTCTCAATAAAGACCAGTTGTAAGAGGATGGTCGCTAGGGTCATCTTAAACACTCGTCCGCGTGGTTACCTAATTGGGCTGTAATTTCTAAGCCGCTCGATAAAATGTTTTCACCTAGCGGCCGTGGCAGAGTTTTCCACCGCAGCTCCACTGCCACCAGCTATAATGAAAATCTATGTCTGTATTCAGAAAAGTTTCCACGCGCGCTAGAGTGGTTCCGTCGGCCGCCGGGCAAGTGATGATTAGTTCTTATGAATGAATAGCTTTGTGAATGAGAGTTCTTTCCTCGTTAGAAGTGGTACAGCCGCAGACCTGTGCATTCATGAAGACGAAGTGCATCTGCAGGAAGGTGAACAGCGCGTGGAGCACAGGCATGGCCAAGTTCACAGGGTCGGTGCACGGCTTGGTCAGCGTGAATATGGTGGCGATCTCGAGGCCGCACGACAGCAGAGTCCCCAGGCCGAACACTGCAAGAGGGCGAGGAGAGAGCCGCGGTAAACTCCATCTGCGCCAAAGCCGCTTGCTGTTACGCTTTCGGCGCTAAAAAGTGAACGGAAAACGAGAAGGCGTTGTTCTAACTCAGAAAGTGTTGTACGGCTGTAAGTATCA encodes:
- the LOC135914083 gene encoding proton channel OtopLc-like; protein product: MLRSGAPADDGSAEPLQPPARNGDLLRAYQEDADAAAAFEMPSAPLPPPPPLPLPPPMHEATEPDSSLLQEHGNGSLPELRAPFAVPDDDSLDQPRKGSADSSQSSTKCRRRTKSMTCNMVSALYGKIAVVITTVLVLTEVMDNSVPLLRFHGYLYAYLLGGSVVCLLGVYVSTMVDRCPALTGQPSRHGADPEAALRRGRVMTACSDVSIYLRIGVIVFGLGTLLSCGLEIATIFTLTKPCTDPVNLAMPVLHALFTFLQMHFVFMNAQTVARSLGCLRHLVLVHLVVTNIAVWLKLLLWETASEWLRQGHVVQDGQIIGPPKGFNFTTHVIDDQGGHKVFFTSDCLWRSMDNLPMERMLTLQRCLHNTTVGAIWQKASPFLTPFIVQYSVVAAVVVYNIWDNYSYCTRGKNYYGRRYSPTTDRIEAAVTSSTDRVVDCQGSSKGLFLGLLVLVAGVIVLILFFVLSNENMEIETLSAVTTLHCAVQGLSAMATAIGLCTVGGAYHKRGRTTQLNSILQGIGLLALYTYGVFGVVAGASRIFEGSEHVLLLVDGAFMVLFASLQSLFVQRLAMRCLPKKNNKSGLQVVTFLMFSNLVLWLLETFTNQNHISSQQQLAMYGAVSWGIISRVALPLVIFYRFHSCVFLLEAWQLPITLSRE